From one Caldithrix abyssi DSM 13497 genomic stretch:
- a CDS encoding glycosyltransferase family 4 protein, translated as MLNRPIKNVGFISTRIAGTDGVSLEIAKWVEILERNRFDCFFFAGQLSTPKSRSMVVEEAFFDHPAIKEITESVFGVRTRQPEITAKIHQLKEKIKAELYRFIKKFDIDLLIPENALTIPMNIPLGLAITEFINETGIPTIAHHHDFFWERDRFLVNACQDYLNMAFPPDHPHIRHVVINSLASKELSYRVGISNTIIPNVLDFEEEPIITQRKNCKLREIIGLAQDEPFILQPTRIVPRKWIERSIEIVSYLNLKKPMLVISHSAGDEGQDYYQRIVEYADKHKIQLALIDHLIGDNRRRGGKKYTIEDVYRCADLITYPSGYEGFGNAFLEAIYYMKPIVVNRYSIYRVDIEPKGFDVITIDGFATKKAITRIKRVLKDEELRERMVKKNYELAKKYFSYEVAEEKLIYLINTFKP; from the coding sequence ATGTTAAATCGACCGATTAAAAATGTTGGCTTTATTTCAACGCGCATTGCCGGCACCGACGGCGTTTCTCTGGAAATTGCCAAATGGGTCGAAATTCTGGAGCGCAATCGCTTTGACTGCTTCTTTTTTGCCGGTCAGCTCTCCACGCCAAAATCTCGTTCCATGGTGGTAGAAGAAGCCTTTTTTGATCATCCGGCTATCAAAGAAATTACGGAATCTGTTTTCGGCGTGCGTACGCGCCAGCCCGAAATCACTGCTAAAATCCACCAGTTAAAAGAAAAAATTAAGGCAGAGCTGTACCGTTTTATCAAAAAATTTGACATTGATCTTTTAATTCCGGAAAACGCTTTGACCATTCCGATGAACATTCCGCTGGGGCTGGCCATTACCGAATTTATTAACGAAACGGGCATTCCGACCATTGCCCACCACCACGATTTTTTCTGGGAGCGCGACCGCTTTCTGGTTAATGCCTGTCAGGACTACCTGAACATGGCCTTTCCACCTGATCATCCCCACATTCGACACGTGGTTATCAATTCGCTGGCTTCCAAAGAATTGAGTTACCGGGTGGGGATCAGCAACACCATTATACCTAATGTACTCGATTTTGAAGAAGAGCCCATTATTACGCAGCGTAAAAATTGCAAGCTGCGTGAAATTATCGGCCTGGCCCAGGACGAACCCTTTATTTTACAGCCCACCAGAATCGTTCCGCGCAAATGGATTGAACGCTCCATCGAAATTGTCAGTTATCTCAACCTGAAAAAACCGATGCTGGTCATTTCCCATTCGGCCGGCGACGAGGGACAGGATTACTACCAGCGCATCGTGGAATATGCCGATAAACACAAAATTCAACTGGCGCTTATCGATCACCTGATCGGCGATAATCGCCGTCGCGGCGGCAAAAAGTACACGATTGAAGATGTTTATCGCTGCGCCGACCTGATCACCTACCCCAGCGGCTACGAGGGATTTGGCAACGCCTTTCTGGAGGCCATCTACTACATGAAGCCCATCGTTGTTAACCGTTATTCCATTTACCGCGTGGACATCGAACCAAAGGGCTTTGACGTGATCACCATTGACGGTTTTGCCACCAAAAAAGCCATAACCAGAATCAAGCGCGTTCTCAAAGACGAAGAGCTGCGCGAACGGATGGTCAAAAAAAATTACGAGCTGGCCAAAAAGTACTTTTCGTACGAAGTGGCGGAGGAGAAGCTGATTTATTTGATCAACACGTTTAAACCCTAA
- the idi gene encoding isopentenyl-diphosphate Delta-isomerase — MNDQIVSFDDEKLILVDENDNVLGYETKDVCHNGDGLLHRAFSIFIFNSQGELLLQQRSQDKRLWGLFWSNTCCSHPRKGETYEEATRRRLQEELGLAAPLKFLFKFQYQARFKDVGSENELCAVYVGKTDEPPAVNPNEIAAIRYISPEDLEKEMQAHPAQFTPWFKMEWERIRREFWPEIKKMISAR, encoded by the coding sequence GTGAACGATCAGATTGTCTCCTTTGACGATGAAAAATTGATCCTGGTGGATGAAAACGATAATGTGCTTGGTTACGAGACCAAGGACGTTTGCCATAACGGCGACGGTTTGCTGCACCGCGCCTTTTCCATTTTTATCTTTAACAGCCAGGGCGAGCTGCTTTTGCAGCAGCGCAGTCAGGATAAGCGGCTGTGGGGGCTCTTCTGGTCCAATACCTGCTGCAGCCATCCGCGTAAGGGCGAAACCTACGAAGAAGCTACCCGGCGGCGCCTTCAGGAAGAACTGGGCCTGGCAGCGCCGTTAAAATTTTTGTTTAAATTTCAGTACCAGGCCAGATTCAAAGATGTCGGTTCAGAAAACGAACTGTGCGCGGTGTACGTGGGCAAAACCGACGAGCCGCCGGCCGTTAATCCTAATGAAATTGCGGCCATTCGTTACATCTCGCCCGAAGACCTGGAAAAAGAAATGCAGGCCCATCCCGCGCAGTTTACGCCCTGGTTTAAAATGGAATGGGAGCGCATTCGCAGAGAATTCTGGCCCGAAATTAAAAAAATGATTTCTGCCAGATAA
- a CDS encoding hydroxymethylglutaryl-CoA reductase, degradative — protein sequence MKEQKHKDKKMPSSRIANFYRLSIQERLKILRERNFISEEEYIRLKNGNHLLRSEDSDRMIENVIGVFGLPMGLGLNFKVNGKDYVVPMVVEEPSIVAAVSSAAKVVRQAGGFTAEYTGPILIGQIQIVDVKNPSAAKQAILQNKEEIINLANSLHPKMVARGGGVQDLEVRILSGASSRGDMVVVHLLVDTRDAMGANLVNSMCEGVASLIEKITGGEVFLRILSNLADRSLARAQCRIPVKLLEGKGYSGEQVRDGIILAYEFAAADPYRATTHNKGIMNGIDPVVIATGNDWRAIEAAAHAYAARNGRYTSLTRWEKAENGDLLGFIELPIRVGIVGGPLESNPTVAIALHLLNISSAAELAQVLAAVGLAQNLSAIRALATEGIQRGHMSLHARSVAMAAGATPEIFETVVERLIETNEIKVWKAREIINELAVKEEKPNAELYLAPSEQKIPTGHGKVILLGEHAVVYGAHAIAAPIPLAMQAMVSDSDEDGIHLIISRWGVEERLQKGKEYRYSIFNSLSLILHELGLEKENMKIEVFPYVPRAMGLGGSASLAVAIIRALAEKFKIKLSLEEISQLAYKSEQLVHGTASGIDNTLATYGKFLLFQKGNPPKIQELRVPQPIRIVIGLTWSESLTAKMVSRVRRAWENNKRLYNHIFKEIDQLVLEAAKAIENYDLEHLGQLMNINQGLLNALQVSGREIEELVEIARNNGALGAKLTGGGGGGAIIALCPENAEKVAKAIRNVGYRAYITDLK from the coding sequence ATGAAAGAACAAAAACACAAGGACAAAAAAATGCCGAGTTCGCGAATCGCAAATTTTTACAGATTGAGCATTCAGGAACGTTTAAAAATATTACGAGAACGCAATTTTATCAGCGAAGAAGAGTACATCAGGCTAAAAAACGGCAACCATTTGTTGCGTAGCGAAGACTCTGATCGAATGATCGAAAACGTGATTGGCGTTTTCGGTTTGCCCATGGGGCTGGGTTTGAACTTTAAGGTAAACGGCAAAGATTACGTGGTGCCCATGGTGGTGGAAGAGCCTTCCATTGTGGCGGCCGTGAGCTCGGCGGCCAAAGTGGTCCGTCAGGCGGGGGGCTTTACGGCTGAGTACACCGGGCCCATTTTAATCGGTCAAATTCAGATTGTGGATGTTAAAAATCCGTCGGCTGCCAAGCAGGCCATTTTACAAAACAAAGAAGAGATCATCAATCTGGCCAACAGTTTACATCCTAAAATGGTGGCGCGTGGCGGAGGCGTTCAGGATCTGGAAGTGCGTATTTTATCCGGCGCATCCAGCCGCGGCGACATGGTGGTGGTTCACCTGTTGGTGGACACGCGCGATGCCATGGGCGCCAATCTGGTTAACAGTATGTGCGAGGGCGTGGCTTCGCTCATCGAAAAGATCACCGGCGGCGAAGTCTTTTTACGCATTCTCTCCAACTTGGCCGATCGCTCTCTGGCCAGGGCGCAGTGCCGGATTCCGGTTAAATTATTAGAAGGAAAAGGGTACTCCGGAGAGCAAGTGCGCGACGGGATCATTCTGGCTTACGAATTTGCCGCGGCCGATCCTTACCGGGCTACCACGCACAACAAGGGAATAATGAATGGTATCGATCCGGTGGTGATTGCAACCGGTAACGACTGGCGGGCCATTGAAGCGGCCGCTCACGCTTACGCCGCGCGCAACGGAAGGTACACTTCGTTAACCCGCTGGGAAAAAGCGGAAAACGGCGACCTGCTCGGCTTTATTGAACTTCCCATCCGTGTGGGGATTGTTGGCGGCCCTCTGGAGAGCAATCCGACGGTGGCCATTGCCCTGCATCTGCTGAACATCTCTTCGGCCGCTGAGCTGGCGCAGGTGCTGGCTGCGGTAGGGCTGGCCCAGAACCTTTCGGCTATTCGCGCGCTGGCCACAGAAGGTATCCAGCGCGGTCACATGAGCCTGCACGCCCGCAGTGTGGCCATGGCGGCCGGCGCCACGCCCGAAATCTTTGAAACGGTTGTGGAACGGTTAATCGAAACCAATGAAATTAAAGTGTGGAAGGCTAGAGAAATCATCAACGAACTGGCCGTCAAAGAAGAAAAGCCCAATGCCGAGCTGTACCTTGCTCCTTCCGAACAGAAGATTCCTACCGGTCACGGCAAGGTTATTCTGCTTGGCGAGCATGCCGTGGTTTACGGCGCGCACGCCATTGCGGCGCCCATCCCCCTGGCCATGCAGGCCATGGTTTCCGACAGCGATGAAGACGGCATCCATTTGATTATTTCCCGCTGGGGCGTTGAAGAGCGCCTGCAAAAAGGAAAAGAATATCGCTACTCCATTTTTAATTCGCTCAGCCTCATTTTACACGAGTTGGGGTTAGAGAAAGAGAACATGAAAATTGAAGTGTTTCCTTACGTACCGCGAGCCATGGGGCTTGGCGGATCGGCCTCGCTGGCGGTGGCCATTATTCGCGCTCTGGCCGAAAAGTTTAAGATTAAGCTTAGTTTAGAAGAAATTTCTCAACTGGCCTACAAATCAGAGCAGCTTGTGCATGGTACCGCTTCGGGAATTGACAATACGCTGGCCACTTATGGCAAATTTTTACTCTTTCAAAAAGGCAATCCGCCCAAAATTCAAGAATTACGTGTTCCGCAGCCCATTCGCATTGTAATCGGTCTGACCTGGTCCGAAAGTTTAACGGCCAAAATGGTTTCGCGCGTGCGTCGGGCCTGGGAGAACAACAAGCGTTTGTACAATCACATTTTTAAAGAAATCGATCAGCTGGTGCTGGAAGCAGCCAAAGCCATCGAAAACTACGATCTGGAACACCTCGGACAGTTGATGAATATCAACCAGGGCCTGTTAAACGCCCTTCAGGTTTCCGGCAGGGAAATCGAAGAGTTAGTAGAAATTGCCCGCAACAACGGCGCTTTAGGCGCCAAACTGACCGGCGGTGGCGGCGGTGGAGCCATTATTGCCCTCTGCCCGGAAAATGCCGAAAAAGTGGCCAAAGCCATTCGTAACGTCGGTTATCGGGCTTACATTACCGATTTAAAATAA
- a CDS encoding mevalonate kinase has protein sequence MIRVTAPGKMILLGEYAVLEDAPALVCAVDVRASVQIGRLAGNEFVFSAPSLNLHELPFVILPNAHVRFDPALGQEALRKLTLFAGIMEYVYSRLPDPLKNQGLRIAINTDAFYAEQFHSKMGFGSSAAFCAALVKGLVVISKLDMTEAQIFRLALSAHHHAQGKMGSGIDVAASYFGGYLHYERIYENDPVNKLPQPVSPCAGLYFRPVFTGKSASTTKLVGGVKQLKEKRPEVYDPIMERLKALSVQGLQAFEQRQVELFLEKVREFYITLKNLGDQSGMPIISGVHQKLADLAHRAGVVYKPSGAGSGDIGLIFSDDRQRFSEAITIIKNSGYFPLDVDVATEGVRLEKSF, from the coding sequence ATGATTCGAGTAACAGCTCCGGGAAAGATGATTCTGCTGGGCGAATACGCCGTTCTTGAAGATGCCCCCGCCCTGGTTTGCGCGGTGGATGTTCGGGCCAGCGTGCAAATTGGAAGATTGGCGGGCAATGAGTTTGTCTTTTCGGCGCCTTCATTGAACTTACATGAGCTGCCTTTTGTGATCTTACCAAACGCGCATGTGCGTTTTGATCCTGCTCTGGGGCAGGAAGCGCTGCGTAAATTAACTCTCTTTGCCGGAATCATGGAATATGTGTACAGCCGGCTGCCTGATCCTTTGAAAAACCAGGGCCTGCGCATTGCAATCAATACCGACGCCTTTTATGCTGAACAATTTCACAGCAAAATGGGCTTTGGCTCCAGCGCCGCTTTTTGCGCCGCGCTGGTTAAAGGGCTGGTTGTCATTTCAAAGCTGGATATGACGGAAGCGCAGATTTTTCGGCTTGCTTTAAGCGCGCATCACCATGCGCAGGGTAAAATGGGCAGCGGTATTGATGTGGCGGCCAGCTATTTTGGCGGTTATTTGCATTACGAAAGGATTTACGAGAACGATCCTGTGAACAAACTGCCACAACCTGTTTCGCCCTGTGCGGGGCTGTATTTCCGCCCTGTTTTCACCGGTAAAAGCGCTTCCACCACTAAACTGGTAGGCGGCGTTAAACAATTAAAAGAGAAGCGTCCGGAGGTGTACGATCCGATAATGGAAAGATTAAAAGCGCTCAGCGTTCAGGGGCTGCAGGCTTTTGAACAGAGGCAGGTGGAACTTTTTCTGGAAAAGGTTCGTGAATTTTACATTACCCTCAAAAACCTGGGCGATCAAAGCGGAATGCCGATTATCTCAGGCGTTCATCAAAAACTGGCCGATCTGGCGCACCGAGCGGGCGTGGTTTACAAGCCATCTGGCGCCGGTAGCGGAGACATCGGCTTAATCTTTTCCGATGACCGCCAGAGGTTTTCGGAGGCGATCACCATCATCAAAAACAGCGGTTATTTTCCGCTGGACGTGGATGTGGCTACCGAAGGCGTGCGCCTTGAAAAATCTTTTTAA
- the mvaD gene encoding diphosphomevalonate decarboxylase, with the protein MRAKARAHSNIALIKYWGKRDERLNLPAVGSISLTLSALWTETEIEFSPQFQTDQLILNDKTASPEETGRTSRFLDVLRKLAGINHKAVIQSHNNFPTAAGLASSASGFAALTLAAARALHLSLSRKELSVLARQGSGSAARSIPGGFVEMHAGQSADGSDAFAEPIAPPAHWDIRLLIGITSGAAKKIGSTAGMNLSKTTSPYYQAWIDAQHADLTAMRQAILDRDFERLGELSEYSCLKMHALALSSNPGILYWNGVTVEAMHAVRDLRRRGTPAYFTIDAGPQIKVLCLPEDENEVREMLESIPGIREVVSNKPGPDARILEADE; encoded by the coding sequence ATGCGGGCAAAAGCCAGGGCGCATTCCAATATCGCGCTTATTAAATACTGGGGAAAACGAGATGAACGTTTAAATTTACCTGCGGTGGGGTCTATTTCGCTAACGCTTAGTGCGCTGTGGACAGAGACCGAAATCGAATTCAGTCCGCAATTTCAGACAGATCAATTGATTTTAAATGATAAAACAGCTTCGCCTGAAGAAACAGGGCGTACGTCTCGCTTCCTTGATGTTCTTCGCAAGCTTGCCGGCATAAATCACAAAGCGGTCATCCAATCTCATAATAACTTTCCTACGGCTGCTGGTCTGGCCTCTTCTGCTTCCGGATTTGCCGCCTTAACGCTGGCCGCAGCGCGGGCGCTTCATCTTTCTTTGTCACGCAAAGAATTGTCCGTTCTGGCGCGTCAGGGTTCGGGTTCGGCGGCGCGTTCCATTCCGGGCGGTTTTGTTGAAATGCACGCCGGTCAAAGCGCAGACGGCAGCGACGCCTTTGCCGAACCAATTGCTCCGCCAGCCCACTGGGACATCCGTCTGCTTATTGGCATTACCTCAGGCGCGGCCAAAAAAATTGGTTCCACCGCCGGCATGAATCTCAGTAAAACTACCTCGCCTTATTACCAGGCCTGGATCGACGCTCAGCACGCCGATTTAACAGCCATGCGCCAGGCCATCCTTGATCGCGATTTTGAACGATTAGGCGAGCTCAGCGAATACAGCTGTTTAAAAATGCATGCCCTGGCTTTAAGCAGTAATCCGGGTATTTTGTACTGGAATGGCGTCACCGTAGAAGCAATGCACGCCGTACGCGATCTAAGACGGCGTGGAACCCCTGCTTACTTTACCATTGATGCCGGACCGCAGATCAAGGTGCTCTGTTTACCGGAAGATGAAAACGAGGTTAGAGAAATGCTGGAGTCCATTCCGGGAATCCGTGAGGTGGTAAGCAATAAGCCCGGTCCTGATGCCCGGATTCTGGAGGCAGACGAATGA
- a CDS encoding XTP/dITP diphosphatase, which translates to MKILIATGNKHKREEIQQILNGLEVELISIDQLPESIEVEETGETFTENARLKAEAYFELTGLPVLADDSGLEVPALNNEPGVRSARYAGENADYLKNNQLLLERMKDLASSDRKARFRCVMCFKTSEGEWFFEGITEGEILQEFRGSGGFGYDPLFYVPALQKTYAELTPEEKNRISHRGLALKKFKKFLKEYLKKFDKRQ; encoded by the coding sequence ATGAAGATTTTAATTGCCACGGGGAATAAACATAAACGGGAGGAAATCCAGCAGATCTTAAACGGATTGGAAGTGGAGCTGATTTCCATTGACCAGTTGCCTGAAAGTATTGAAGTAGAAGAAACGGGCGAAACATTTACCGAAAACGCCCGCTTGAAGGCAGAGGCCTACTTTGAGTTGACGGGGCTTCCTGTGCTGGCAGATGATTCTGGCCTGGAAGTTCCGGCCTTGAATAATGAACCTGGCGTACGTTCGGCGCGCTATGCAGGCGAAAATGCGGATTATTTGAAGAACAATCAATTACTGCTGGAGCGGATGAAAGACCTGGCCTCATCAGACAGGAAGGCTCGCTTCCGTTGTGTGATGTGCTTTAAGACATCAGAAGGCGAATGGTTTTTTGAAGGAATAACAGAAGGGGAAATTTTGCAGGAGTTTCGCGGCTCAGGAGGCTTTGGTTACGACCCGTTGTTTTATGTTCCTGCTTTGCAAAAGACCTATGCCGAGTTGACTCCGGAAGAGAAAAACCGAATCAGTCACAGAGGGCTGGCTTTAAAGAAATTTAAAAAATTTTTAAAAGAATACCTGAAAAAATTTGACAAACGTCAATAG